In Citrobacter sp. RHB25-C09, the following proteins share a genomic window:
- the rpsJ gene encoding 30S ribosomal protein S10 — MQNQRIRIRLKAFDHRLIDQSTAEIVETAKRTGAQVRGPIPLPTRKERFTVLISPHVNKDARDQYEIRTHKRLVDIVEPTEKTVDALMRLDLAAGVDVQISLG; from the coding sequence ATGCAGAACCAAAGAATCCGTATCCGCCTGAAAGCGTTTGATCATCGTCTGATCGATCAATCAACCGCGGAAATCGTCGAGACTGCTAAGCGCACTGGTGCGCAAGTCCGTGGTCCGATCCCGCTGCCGACCCGCAAAGAGCGTTTTACCGTTCTGATCTCCCCGCACGTTAACAAAGACGCGCGCGACCAGTACGAAATCCGCACTCACAAGCGTCTGGTTGACATCGTTGAGCCAACTGAGAAAACCGTTGATGCTCTGATGCGTCTGGATCTGGCTGCCGGTGTAGACGTGCAGATCAGCCTGGGTTAA
- the rplC gene encoding 50S ribosomal protein L3: MIGLVGKKVGMTRVFTEDGVSIPVTVIEVEANRVTQVKDLANDGYRAIQVTTGAKKANRVTKPEAGHFAKAGVEAGRGLWEFRLAEGEEFTVGQDISVELFADVKKVDVTGTSKGKGFAGTVKRWNFRTQDATHGNSLSHRVPGSIGQNQTPGKVFKGKKMAGQLGNERVTVQSLDVVRVDAERNLLLVKGAVPGATGCDLIVKPAVKA, encoded by the coding sequence ATGATTGGTTTAGTCGGTAAAAAAGTGGGTATGACCCGCGTCTTCACTGAAGATGGCGTATCTATCCCAGTAACCGTAATCGAAGTTGAAGCAAACCGCGTTACTCAGGTTAAAGATCTGGCTAACGATGGCTACCGCGCTATTCAGGTTACCACTGGTGCTAAAAAAGCTAACCGTGTAACCAAACCAGAAGCGGGTCACTTCGCTAAAGCTGGCGTTGAAGCTGGCCGTGGTCTGTGGGAATTCCGTCTTGCTGAAGGCGAAGAGTTCACCGTAGGTCAGGACATTAGCGTTGAGCTGTTTGCTGACGTTAAAAAAGTTGACGTAACCGGTACCTCTAAAGGTAAAGGTTTTGCTGGTACCGTTAAGCGCTGGAACTTCCGTACCCAGGACGCTACTCACGGTAACTCCTTGTCTCACCGCGTTCCGGGTTCTATCGGTCAGAACCAGACTCCGGGCAAAGTGTTCAAAGGCAAGAAAATGGCAGGTCAGCTGGGCAACGAACGTGTAACTGTTCAGAGCCTGGACGTAGTACGTGTTGACGCTGAGCGCAACCTGCTGCTGGTTAAAGGTGCGGTCCCGGGTGCAACCGGCTGCGACCTGATCGTTAAACCAGCTGTGAAGGCGTAA
- the rplD gene encoding 50S ribosomal protein L4, with amino-acid sequence MELVLKDAQSALTVSETTFGRDFNEALVHQVVVAYAAGARQGTRAQKTRAEVTGSGKKPWRQKGTGRARSGSIKSPIWRSGGVTFAARPQDHSQKVNKKMYRGALKSILSELVRQDRLIVVEKFSVEAPKTKLLAQKLKDMALEDVLIITGELDENLFLAARNLHKVDVRDATGIDPVSLIAFDKVVMTADAVKQVEEMLA; translated from the coding sequence ATGGAATTAGTATTGAAAGACGCGCAGAGCGCGCTGACTGTTTCCGAAACTACCTTCGGTCGTGATTTCAACGAAGCGCTGGTTCACCAGGTTGTTGTTGCTTATGCAGCTGGTGCTCGTCAGGGTACTCGTGCTCAGAAGACTCGTGCTGAAGTAACTGGTTCCGGTAAAAAACCGTGGCGCCAGAAAGGTACCGGCCGTGCGCGTTCAGGTTCTATCAAGAGCCCGATCTGGCGTTCAGGTGGCGTGACCTTCGCTGCTCGTCCGCAGGACCACAGTCAAAAAGTTAACAAAAAGATGTACCGCGGCGCGCTGAAAAGCATTCTGTCCGAACTGGTACGTCAGGATCGTCTGATCGTTGTCGAGAAGTTCTCTGTAGAAGCACCTAAAACTAAGCTGCTGGCACAGAAACTGAAAGACATGGCTCTGGAAGATGTGCTGATCATCACCGGTGAGCTGGACGAGAACCTGTTCCTGGCCGCACGTAACCTGCACAAGGTTGACGTACGCGATGCGACTGGTATCGACCCGGTTAGCCTGATCGCCTTCGACAAAGTCGTAATGACTGCTGATGCTGTTAAGCAAGTTGAGGAGATGCTGGCATGA
- the rplW gene encoding 50S ribosomal protein L23 — protein MIREERLLKVLRAPHVSEKASTAMEKTNTIVLKVAKDATKAEIKAAVQKLFEVEVEVVNTLVVKGKVKRHGQRIGRRSDWKKAYVTLKEGQNLDFVGGAE, from the coding sequence ATGATTCGTGAAGAACGTCTGCTGAAGGTGCTGCGCGCACCGCACGTTTCTGAAAAAGCGTCTACTGCGATGGAAAAAACTAATACCATCGTTCTCAAAGTTGCTAAAGACGCGACCAAAGCAGAAATCAAAGCTGCTGTGCAGAAACTGTTTGAAGTCGAAGTCGAAGTCGTTAACACCCTGGTAGTTAAAGGGAAAGTTAAACGTCACGGACAGCGTATCGGTCGTCGTAGCGACTGGAAAAAAGCTTACGTCACCCTGAAGGAAGGCCAGAACCTGGACTTCGTCGGCGGCGCTGAGTAA
- the rplB gene encoding 50S ribosomal protein L2, producing MAVVKCKPTSPGRRHVVKVVNPELHKGKPFAPLVEKNSKSGGRNNNGRITTRHIGGGHKQAYRIVDFKRNKDGIPAVVERLEYDPNRSANIALVLYKDGERRYILAPKGLKAGDQIQSGVDAAIKAGNTLPMRNIPVGSTVHNVEMKPGKGGQLARSAGTYVQIVARDGAYVTLRLRSGEMRKVEADCRATLGEVGNAEHMLRVLGKAGAARWRGVRPTVRGTAMNPVDHPHGGGEGRNFGKHPVTPWGVQTKGKKTRSNKRTDKFIVRRRSK from the coding sequence ATGGCAGTTGTTAAATGTAAACCGACATCTCCGGGTCGTCGCCACGTTGTTAAAGTGGTTAACCCTGAGCTGCACAAGGGCAAACCTTTTGCTCCGCTGGTTGAAAAAAACAGCAAATCCGGTGGTCGTAACAACAATGGCCGTATCACCACTCGTCATATCGGTGGTGGTCACAAGCAGGCTTATCGTATTGTTGACTTCAAACGCAACAAAGACGGTATCCCGGCAGTTGTTGAACGTCTTGAGTACGATCCGAACCGTTCCGCGAACATCGCGCTGGTTCTGTACAAAGACGGTGAACGCCGTTACATCCTGGCCCCTAAAGGCCTGAAAGCTGGCGACCAGATTCAGTCTGGCGTTGATGCTGCAATCAAAGCAGGCAACACCCTGCCGATGCGCAATATCCCGGTTGGTTCTACCGTTCATAACGTAGAAATGAAACCAGGTAAAGGCGGTCAGCTGGCGCGTTCCGCTGGTACTTACGTTCAGATCGTTGCTCGTGATGGTGCTTATGTCACCCTGCGTCTGCGTTCTGGTGAAATGCGTAAAGTCGAAGCAGACTGCCGTGCAACTCTGGGCGAAGTTGGCAATGCTGAGCATATGCTGCGCGTTCTGGGTAAAGCAGGTGCTGCACGCTGGCGTGGTGTTCGTCCGACCGTTCGCGGTACCGCGATGAACCCAGTCGACCACCCACATGGTGGTGGTGAAGGTCGTAACTTTGGTAAGCACCCGGTAACTCCGTGGGGCGTTCAGACCAAAGGTAAGAAGACCCGCAGCAACAAGCGTACTGATAAATTCATCGTACGTCGCCGTAGCAAATAA
- the rpsS gene encoding 30S ribosomal protein S19 has product MPRSLKKGPFIDLHLLKKVEKAVESGDKKPLRTWSRRSTIFPNMIGLTIAVHNGRQHVPVFVTDEMVGHKLGEFAPTRTYRGHAADKKAKKK; this is encoded by the coding sequence ATGCCACGTTCTCTCAAGAAAGGTCCTTTTATTGACCTGCACTTGCTGAAGAAGGTAGAGAAAGCGGTGGAAAGCGGAGACAAGAAGCCCCTGCGCACTTGGTCCCGTCGTTCAACGATCTTTCCTAACATGATCGGTTTGACCATCGCTGTCCATAATGGTCGTCAGCACGTTCCGGTATTTGTAACCGACGAAATGGTCGGTCACAAACTGGGTGAATTCGCACCGACTCGTACTTATCGCGGCCACGCTGCTGATAAAAAAGCGAAGAAGAAATAA
- the rplV gene encoding 50S ribosomal protein L22 — METIAKHRHARSSAQKVRLVADLIRGKKVSQALDILTYTNKKAAVLVKKVLESAIANAEHNDGADIDDLKVTKIFVDEGPSMKRIMPRAKGRADRILKRTSHITVVVSDR; from the coding sequence ATGGAAACTATCGCTAAACATCGCCATGCTCGTTCTTCTGCTCAGAAGGTTCGCCTTGTTGCTGACCTGATTCGCGGTAAGAAAGTGTCGCAGGCTCTGGATATTCTGACCTACACCAATAAGAAAGCGGCTGTATTGGTTAAGAAAGTCTTGGAATCTGCCATTGCTAACGCTGAACACAACGATGGCGCTGACATTGACGATCTGAAAGTTACGAAAATTTTCGTAGACGAAGGCCCGAGCATGAAGCGCATTATGCCGCGTGCAAAAGGTCGTGCAGATCGCATCCTGAAGCGCACCAGCCACATTACTGTGGTTGTGTCCGATCGCTGA
- the rpsC gene encoding 30S ribosomal protein S3 translates to MGQKVHPNGIRLGIVKPWNSTWFANTKEFADNLDSDFKVRQYLTKELAKASVSRIVIERPAKSIRVTIHTARPGIVIGKKGEDVEKLRKVVADIAGVPAQINIAEVRKPELDAKLVADSITSQLERRVMFRRAMKRAVQNAMRLGAKGIKVEVSGRLGGAEIARTEWYREGRVPLHTLRADIDYNTSEAHTTYGVIGVKVWIFKGEILGGMAAVEQPEKPAAQPKKQQRKGRK, encoded by the coding sequence ATGGGTCAGAAAGTACATCCTAATGGTATTCGCCTGGGTATTGTAAAACCATGGAACTCTACCTGGTTTGCGAACACCAAAGAATTCGCTGACAACCTGGACAGCGATTTTAAAGTACGTCAGTACCTGACTAAGGAACTGGCTAAAGCGTCCGTATCTCGTATCGTTATCGAGCGTCCGGCTAAGAGCATCCGTGTAACTATTCACACTGCTCGCCCGGGTATCGTTATCGGTAAGAAAGGTGAAGACGTAGAAAAACTGCGTAAGGTCGTAGCGGATATCGCTGGCGTTCCTGCACAGATCAATATCGCCGAAGTTCGTAAACCTGAACTGGACGCAAAACTGGTTGCTGACAGCATCACTTCTCAGCTGGAACGTCGTGTTATGTTCCGTCGTGCTATGAAGCGTGCTGTACAGAACGCAATGCGTCTGGGCGCTAAAGGTATTAAAGTTGAAGTTAGCGGCCGTCTGGGCGGCGCGGAAATCGCACGTACCGAATGGTACCGCGAAGGTCGCGTACCGCTGCACACTCTGCGTGCTGACATCGACTACAACACCTCTGAAGCGCACACCACATACGGTGTAATCGGCGTTAAGGTATGGATCTTCAAAGGCGAGATCCTGGGTGGTATGGCTGCTGTTGAACAACCGGAAAAACCGGCTGCTCAACCTAAAAAGCAGCAGCGTAAAGGCCGTAAATAA
- the rplP gene encoding 50S ribosomal protein L16 — translation MLQPKRTKFRKMHKGRNRGLAAGADVSFGSFGLKAVGRGRLTARQIEAARRAMTRAVKRQGKIWIRVFPDKPITEKPLAVRMGKGKGNVEYWVALIQPGKVLYEMDGVPEELAREAFKLAAAKLPIKTTFVTKTVM, via the coding sequence ATGTTACAACCAAAGCGTACAAAATTCCGTAAGATGCACAAAGGCCGCAACCGTGGTCTGGCTGCAGGTGCGGATGTTAGCTTCGGCAGCTTCGGTCTGAAAGCTGTTGGCCGTGGTCGTCTGACTGCCCGTCAGATCGAAGCAGCACGTCGTGCTATGACCCGTGCAGTTAAGCGTCAAGGTAAGATCTGGATCCGTGTATTCCCGGACAAACCGATCACTGAAAAGCCGCTGGCAGTGCGTATGGGTAAAGGTAAAGGTAACGTGGAGTATTGGGTTGCCTTGATTCAGCCGGGTAAAGTCCTGTATGAAATGGACGGCGTACCGGAAGAGCTGGCCCGTGAAGCATTCAAGCTGGCAGCAGCGAAACTGCCGATTAAAACCACCTTTGTAACTAAGACGGTGATGTAA
- the rpmC gene encoding 50S ribosomal protein L29 gives MKAKELREKSVEELNTELLNLLREQFNLRMQAASGQLQQSHLLKQVRRDVARVKTLLTEKAGA, from the coding sequence ATGAAAGCAAAAGAGCTGCGTGAGAAGAGTGTTGAAGAGCTGAACACCGAGCTGCTGAATCTGCTGCGTGAGCAGTTCAACCTGCGTATGCAGGCTGCAAGTGGCCAGCTGCAACAGTCTCACCTGTTGAAGCAAGTGCGTCGTGATGTCGCACGCGTTAAGACTTTACTGACTGAGAAGGCGGGTGCGTAA
- the rpsQ gene encoding 30S ribosomal protein S17, producing the protein MTDKIRTLQGRVVSDKMEKSIVVAIERFVKHPIYGKFIKRTTKLHVHDENNECGIGDKVEIRECRPLSKTKSWTLVRVVEKAVL; encoded by the coding sequence ATGACCGATAAAATCCGTACTCTGCAAGGTCGCGTTGTTAGCGACAAAATGGAGAAATCCATTGTTGTTGCTATCGAACGTTTTGTGAAACACCCGATCTACGGTAAATTCATTAAGCGTACGACCAAACTGCACGTACATGACGAGAACAACGAATGTGGTATCGGCGACAAGGTTGAAATCCGTGAATGCCGTCCACTGTCCAAGACTAAGTCCTGGACGCTGGTTCGCGTTGTAGAGAAAGCGGTTCTGTAA
- the rplN gene encoding 50S ribosomal protein L14 → MIQEQTMLNVADNSGARRVMCIKVLGGSHRRYAGVGDIIKITIKEAIPRGKVKKGDVLKAVVVRTKKGVRRPDGSVIRFDGNACVILNNNSEQPIGTRIFGPVTRELRNEKFMKIISLAPEVL, encoded by the coding sequence ATGATCCAAGAACAGACTATGCTGAACGTCGCCGACAACTCCGGTGCACGTCGCGTAATGTGTATCAAGGTTCTGGGTGGCTCGCACCGTCGCTACGCAGGCGTAGGCGACATCATCAAGATCACCATCAAGGAAGCAATTCCGCGTGGTAAGGTCAAAAAAGGTGATGTGCTGAAGGCGGTAGTGGTGCGCACCAAGAAGGGTGTTCGTCGCCCGGACGGTTCTGTCATTCGCTTCGATGGTAATGCATGCGTTATTTTAAACAATAACAGCGAGCAACCTATCGGTACGCGTATTTTTGGGCCGGTAACTCGTGAACTTCGTAACGAGAAGTTCATGAAAATTATCTCTCTGGCACCAGAAGTACTCTAA
- the rplX gene encoding 50S ribosomal protein L24 has product MAAKIRRDDEVIVLTGKDKGKRGKVKNVLSSGKVIVEGINLVKKHQKPVPALNQPGGIVEKEAAIQISNLAIFNAATGKADRVGFRFEDGKKVRFFKSNSETIK; this is encoded by the coding sequence ATGGCAGCGAAGATCCGTCGTGATGACGAAGTTATCGTGTTAACCGGTAAAGATAAAGGTAAACGCGGTAAAGTTAAGAATGTCCTGTCTTCCGGCAAGGTCATTGTTGAAGGTATCAACCTGGTTAAGAAACACCAGAAGCCGGTTCCGGCTCTGAACCAACCAGGTGGCATCGTAGAGAAAGAAGCAGCTATTCAGATCTCTAACCTTGCAATCTTCAATGCGGCAACCGGCAAGGCTGACCGTGTAGGCTTTAGATTCGAAGACGGCAAAAAAGTCCGTTTCTTTAAATCTAACAGCGAAACTATCAAGTAA
- the rplE gene encoding 50S ribosomal protein L5: MAKLHDYYKDEVVAKLMTEFNYNSVMQVPRVEKITLNMGVGEAIADKKLLDNAAADLTAISGQKPLITKARKSVAGFKIRQGYPIGCKVTLRGERMWEFFERLITIAVPRIRDFRGLSAKSFDGRGNYSMGVREQIIFPEIDYDKVDRVRGLDITITTTAKSDEEGRALLAAFDFPFRK, translated from the coding sequence ATGGCGAAACTGCATGATTACTACAAAGACGAAGTAGTTGCTAAACTCATGACTGAGTTTAACTACAATTCTGTCATGCAAGTCCCTCGGGTCGAGAAGATCACCCTGAACATGGGTGTTGGTGAAGCGATCGCTGACAAGAAACTGCTGGATAACGCAGCAGCTGACCTGACAGCAATCTCCGGTCAAAAGCCGTTGATCACCAAAGCACGCAAATCAGTTGCAGGCTTCAAAATCCGTCAGGGCTATCCGATCGGCTGTAAAGTAACTCTGCGTGGCGAACGCATGTGGGAGTTCTTTGAGCGCCTGATCACTATTGCTGTTCCACGTATCCGTGACTTCCGTGGCTTGTCCGCTAAGTCTTTCGACGGTCGTGGTAACTACAGCATGGGTGTCCGTGAGCAGATCATCTTCCCAGAAATCGACTACGATAAAGTCGACCGCGTTCGTGGTTTGGATATTACCATTACCACTACTGCGAAATCTGACGAAGAAGGCCGTGCTCTGCTGGCTGCCTTTGACTTCCCGTTCCGCAAGTAA
- the rpsN gene encoding 30S ribosomal protein S14, which yields MAKQSMKAREVKRVALADKYFAKRAELKAIISDVNASDEDRWNAVLKLQSLPRDSSPSRQRNRCRQTGRPHGYVGKFGLSRIKLREAAMRGEVPGLKKASW from the coding sequence ATGGCTAAGCAATCAATGAAAGCACGCGAAGTAAAACGCGTAGCTTTAGCTGATAAATACTTCGCGAAACGCGCTGAACTGAAAGCGATCATCTCTGATGTGAACGCTTCTGACGAAGATCGTTGGAATGCTGTTCTTAAGCTGCAGTCTCTGCCGCGTGATTCCAGCCCGTCTCGTCAGCGTAACCGCTGCCGTCAAACAGGTCGTCCACATGGTTATGTGGGCAAGTTCGGGTTGAGCCGTATCAAGCTTCGTGAAGCCGCTATGCGCGGTGAAGTACCAGGCTTGAAAAAGGCTAGCTGGTAA
- the rpsH gene encoding 30S ribosomal protein S8: protein MSMQDPIADMLTRIRNGQAANKAAVTMPSSKLKVAIANVLKEEGFIEDFKVEGDTKPELELTLKYFQGKAVVESIQRVSRPGLRIYKRKDELPKVMAGLGIAVVSTSKGVMTDRAARQAGLGGEIICYVA, encoded by the coding sequence ATGAGCATGCAAGATCCGATCGCGGATATGCTGACCCGTATCCGTAACGGTCAGGCCGCGAACAAAGCTGCGGTCACCATGCCTTCCTCCAAGCTGAAAGTGGCAATTGCCAACGTGCTGAAGGAAGAAGGTTTTATTGAAGATTTTAAAGTTGAAGGCGACACCAAGCCGGAACTGGAACTGACTCTTAAGTATTTCCAGGGTAAAGCTGTTGTAGAAAGCATTCAGCGTGTCAGCCGCCCAGGTCTGCGCATCTACAAACGTAAAGATGAGCTGCCGAAAGTTATGGCGGGACTGGGTATCGCAGTTGTTTCTACCTCTAAAGGTGTTATGACTGATCGTGCAGCGCGCCAGGCTGGTCTTGGCGGCGAAATTATCTGCTACGTAGCCTAA
- the rplF gene encoding 50S ribosomal protein L6, translating to MSRVAKAPVVVPAGVDVKINGQVITIKGKNGELTRTLNDAVEVKHADNALTFGPRDGYVDGWAQAGTARALLNSMVIGVTEGFTKKLQLVGVGYRAAVKGNVVNLSLGFSHPVDHQLPAGITAECPTQTEIVLKGADKQVIGQVAADLRAYRRPEPYKGKGVRYADEVVRTKEAKKK from the coding sequence ATGTCTCGTGTTGCTAAAGCACCGGTCGTTGTTCCTGCCGGCGTTGATGTAAAAATCAACGGTCAGGTTATTACGATCAAAGGTAAAAACGGCGAGCTGACTCGTACTCTCAACGATGCTGTTGAAGTTAAACATGCAGATAATGCACTGACCTTCGGTCCGCGTGATGGTTACGTAGACGGTTGGGCTCAGGCTGGTACCGCGCGTGCCCTGCTGAACTCAATGGTTATCGGTGTTACCGAAGGCTTCACTAAGAAGCTGCAGCTGGTTGGTGTAGGTTATCGTGCAGCGGTTAAAGGGAATGTTGTAAACCTGTCTTTAGGTTTCTCACACCCAGTTGACCATCAACTGCCGGCAGGGATTACTGCAGAATGTCCGACTCAAACTGAAATCGTGCTGAAAGGCGCTGATAAGCAGGTGATCGGTCAGGTTGCGGCAGATCTGCGTGCCTACCGTCGTCCTGAGCCTTATAAAGGCAAGGGTGTTCGTTACGCCGACGAAGTCGTGCGTACCAAAGAGGCTAAGAAGAAGTAA
- the rplR gene encoding 50S ribosomal protein L18, which yields MDKKSARIRRATRARRKLKELGATRLVVHRTPRHIYAQVIAPNGSEVLVAASTVEKAIAEQLKYTGNKDAAAAVGKAVAERALEKGIKDVSFDRSGFQYHGRVQALADAAREAGLQF from the coding sequence ATGGATAAGAAATCTGCTCGTATCCGTCGTGCGACCCGCGCACGCCGCAAGCTCAAAGAGCTGGGCGCAACTCGCCTGGTGGTACATCGTACCCCGCGTCATATTTACGCACAGGTAATTGCACCGAACGGTTCTGAAGTTCTGGTAGCTGCTTCTACTGTAGAAAAAGCTATCGCTGAACAACTGAAGTACACCGGTAACAAAGACGCGGCCGCAGCTGTGGGTAAAGCTGTCGCTGAACGCGCTCTGGAAAAAGGCATCAAAGATGTATCCTTTGACCGTTCCGGGTTCCAATATCATGGTCGTGTCCAGGCACTGGCAGATGCTGCCCGTGAAGCTGGCCTTCAGTTCTAA